Below is a genomic region from Cydia strobilella chromosome 24, ilCydStro3.1, whole genome shotgun sequence.
GAGATGCCTAGGGATGATCCTGGTCTTCTTGTTGTCGCGAGCGGCGTTGCCTGCCAACTCGAGAACCTCAGCGGCCAGGTACTCCATGACGGCGGCTAGGTACACCGGGGCACCGGCACCGACGCGCTCGGCGTAGTTGCCCTTGCGTAGAAGCCTGTGGATACGACCGACGGGGAACTGAAGTCCGGCACGGTTAGAACGGGACTTTGCCTTTCCCTTAACCTTGCCACCTTTACCGCGTCCAGACATGTTTAAAGAgagatttaagtttagtttacacACACACGAAACGAGAGCACGATTGCTTGCTTGCGAGTGTATACGCTTTTTTTTAGTAGTTGCCTTTATTTTATACGTTCACGGTGTACGCTGATAGTGGGGATACAACGAGCCGACATAACACGAGCCCGATCGACCAATCAACGAGTCGCGTGCAAGAGCGcaaattagaaatataaaataaaaacatttcaatttatacatcaaagtataactaactaataaaaataacacaattaacaaaatattccgtaaattatatacttatatttatgtagttgttgttgttgttgtaaatgtaagacttcaaataatacagttatatttatcattcaccatcgataagaaaatattctgtgtaagtattcatgaaaacctaacctaatcagtCTTATCAGTGAGATCTCATCAATATCATCAATAATCTTGAGACTTTTGCCATAAGACTCGATTTGAGattgacttttattttattttattttattttattttatatacctttATTCTAATATTGATTGCGATCGATCGACTCGTGTATGTGTGTTGTGCTTATTGCAATGAAACAGAGGCGATATGAACCTTTGAATAAATTTGTTAGCCctgaaaagggctttttgatgTGCGTTTAACGCGCACAGGCGTATGACGAGAGGCGTGTGAACAGGCGACACGTCGTCGTATATACGATATATAGCGACGACAATCGACATATCCTCCACCATCACGGCCGATGTAAGTACGACGACGACAATGTGGCGCAGTCTTCTTACTTCTTCGAGGCAGCCTTCTTGGCGGCGGGCTTCGCTTTGGGAGCGGCCGCGGCCTTCTTGGGCTTGGGAGCTTTAGGCTTCTTGGTCGGCGGCTTCGCGGTCTTCTTGGCCTTAGGCGCGGCGGCGCTCTTGCCCTTGGCGGGGGTGGAAGGTTTCTTCGCGGCGGGCTTCTTCTTGGCGGCGGCGGCCTTCTTGTCCTTCGTGGCGGCCTTAGGCTTGGCCGGGGACGCAGCGGCCTTCTTCGCCTTAGCGGGCTTAGCCGCGGCGGGCTTCTTAGCGGCGGCTGAAGATTTAGCGGCGCTAGATTTCTTGGCCGCGGCGGGCTTCTTGCCGGCCGATGATGACTTCGACTCCAGTTTGAAGGAGCCGGACGCGCCCTTGCCTTTGGTCTGAATGAGTGCGCCGGATTCGACTGCGCTCTTCAGATATTTTCTGATGAAAGGGGCCAGCTTCTCGGCGTCGACCTTGTACTGGGCGGCGATGTACTTCTTGATAGCCTGCAGGGACGAACCGCTTCTCTCCTTCAACTCCTTGATGGCGCTGTTAACCATCTCGGACGTCTTAGGGTGGGTGGGTTTCGCCTTAGGCTTCTTAGCGCCAGCGGAGGCGGACGCCTTAGGCTTCTTCGCGGGCGTCGCCGGGGCGGGAGCGTCGGCAGCAACTGCGGTGtcggccatatttatttattaatcgtcaagtaagtaaatataattaaagtaaACTAGTAAATCGCACAAACTGCGCAAAGAGAATACAGCGGACGCGTGTAAGCGGAGCGCTGCGCTGGCGAGTACTAAACACGGCTTATATATATACTTTGTCTTCTTGCACTCCCCTACTATGGGGGGTGTGAGGAGGCCATTACTGGGCTAGGCCCATTTTGGCGGCTTCTGTCGCGGGCTGTGACTACAGCCCGGTCTGTTTGGGCCAGCGTTTACGTTGCTGGCCTTTTCTCTTCATTTTTGGCGGCCATCTTGGCGGCCATCATGGTGGCCATCATGGCTTTGAGGTCATGTTGGCCATCTGCGGCTTGGTGGAGTCTAGGGGTCTTGTAAGTGTTGCGCGGTGccgggtaagtaagtaattgtaataaatgtacGTACCTACGATGATACTAGACTATTAGTAGTtataatagatagatatttTGGATAACATAGGATGGGTAGAGATCGATTGATAgtttgtttgtccgtctgtgtcgCTACAGAAACTTTTTATCGTAATCGTATCATAGAATTATTtgcggccctgaaaagggcctttttgtATTTGCGTCTGCGCGATACGGTAATACCCACGTTAGTATATATTACACGATATCGCGCGCGACGACGCTGACAGTGCAGCGCTTAACCTCCGAAACCGTAGAGGGTGCGGCCTTGACGCTTCAGAGCGTAGACGACGTCCATGGCGGTGACGGTCTTCCTCTTGGCGTGCTCGGTGTAGGTGACCGCGTCACGGATCACGTTCTCGAGGAACACCTTGAGAACACCGCGGGTCTCCTCGTAGATCAGGCCGGAGATACGCTTGACGCCACCTCTGCGGGCGAGACGACGGATGGCGGGCTTGGTGATACCCTGGATGTTATCACGGAGCACCTTCCTGTGGCGCTTGGCTCCTCCTTTCCCCAGACCTTTACCTCCCTTACCGCGACCGGTCATTGCGACTTGTTGTAGTAGAGATTAGACTTCTCGAACGGAATACTCAACACACGACTTGCGCCGCGCGTCGACACGAGTGGAATAGCTAGCTAGCCATCATTTTGCCGCTATTTATACGTTTTACCCTATTGCGGGGCGAAGGGGGACGGGGTAAGATATATCAGAGCATTATTATTTGACttacttttcatatatctaaagaaatataatattatatatacctattgataaataatttcatattatatgatatttaaataaattttggatACCTGAACGTAGGGcataatatatactataaaaacggtGGTCGGCTTACGGATTAGATCCTCTTGTGAAGGATTCTTCTcctctaatatttttgtaagcattcaatcagtggtaataattttgtcgatataataaaatttgatgtCTTAAAATAGCGCTTAATATGAGAGTCACGTgacgattttaatttactttccaaTATATTAGTGTGTTAACTCCTATTATTATAGGATAGGAAATAAGTTCTTTCTTAAATAATCCTTACAGTATAGTAGTATTTCGTGTATCGTAGTTAAATTTCATATATACCTCCGTACATTTTGTGTACGGTTGGTTAtgtgtaaattaaatttatatatttatttatttattttttgtaatgaccaTGCAGTGATCGATTTATCTACGCAAGTGTTTGTTCAAAGAAACAATTGTGAATTTTAGAATCAtgtgtggccctgaaaagggccttttgatATATGACTGACAGAAGCGTCACGTTCGCACGTCCAGACGCAAAACGCGTAACGTAACCGTATGCGTTCGCGCAGACTgcgtcctgtgatgttgctccgTGCCAGTATAAACGTGGTGGTTTAGGCACGTTCACCGCGGATCCTGCGAGCCAGCTGGATGTCCTTGGGCATGATGGTCACACGCTTGGCGTGGATAGCGCACAGGTTGGTGTCCTCGAAGAGACCGACGAGGTAAGCCTCGCTGGCCTCCTGGAGAGCCATAACGGCAGAGCTCTGGAAGCGCAGATCGGTCTTGAAGTCCTGAGCGATCTCACGCACCAGACGCTGGAAGGGCAGCTTGCGGATCAGAAGCTCAGTGCTCTTCTGGTAGCGACGGATCTCACGGAGGGCGACGGTGCCGGGCCTGTAACGATGGGGCTTCTTGACGCcgccggtggcgggcgcgctcTTGCGGGCCGCCTTGGTGGCGAGCTGTTTGCGGGGCGCTTTACCACCGGTGGATTTACGAGCGGTCTGCTTGGTACGGGCCattgtcaataataataatacgcgtGCGTGTACGTTACGTTAACGAGTCACGAGAGGGAATAAGCGATTTTTCGCCAGCGAGACGCTATTTATACGTGCTGGCTGGTCGGAAAGGGACGGGGTTAGTGTCCGTGTGAGCGAGAGGGCTATAAAATTCACATACACGTCCCCCTCGCCCCTCTTCCTTTCTCACCAACACAAAATTTCtgattagaataacaataatattattgaatattaatattaattaataaataaataaataaaataaatacatacatacatacatacatatatttcatttaaataacagtCATCGCTATCTAAATTCGCCTCGATCGCCGGTTCAATCTAGTTAggtcaggttatgttaggtttcgcggagttaggtttgatcgagttaggttaggttaggttaggttaggtcaaagttaggttaggttttttttttttttttttttttgtcatacaaaacctaacctaactcgatcaaacctaacttttttttttataatgtcaggttatgttaggtttcgcggagttaggtttgatcgagttaggttaggttaggtcaaagttaggttaggtttttttttgtcactcaaaacctaacctaacctaacctaactcgatcaaacctaactttttttttataatgtcaggttatgttaggtttcgcggagttaggtttgatcgagttaggtcaaagttaggttaggtttttttttgtcactcaaaacctaacctaacctaacctaactcgatcaaacctaacttttttttataatgtcattcaaaacctaacctaactccgcgaaacctaacataactttatgttttataaaaacctaacctaaatttaaattaatatccaTAACGTCTCACGTTACACATATCTAGTATTAGATATATGCATACACTAAGCGTATGTGTTATTATTGTTGATTCCTTATTTAATACCCTTACATGTTGACACAGCTTTCGTGTTGATAATGTGTGTAATTGATATTAATCTACCGATTGACACCGTATGCACGGCTATCTAGAAacttcttatattatatattcagaacgtatttgtggccctgaaaagggcctttttggtTGTTGTACAAACCACACTCTCGCAGCGTGTCGTGTCGCAATACGAACTACCTAAACCCATTACACTAAAAGTGTATTGAGAAGACAGATAGCATACGAGGAACGACGGACGCGCTTACTTGGAGCTGGTGTACTTGGTGACGGCCTTGGTGCCTTCACTGACGGCGTGCTTGGCGAGCTCACCGGGCAGCAAGAGCCTCACGGATGTCTGCACCTCCCTGCTGGTGATGGTGGACCTCTTGTTGTAGTGAGCGAGGCGGGAGGCCTCGGCGGCGATGCGCTCGAAGATGTCGTTCACGAAAGAGTTCATGATCGACATGGCCTTGCTGGAGATACCGGTGTCGGGGTGGACCTGCTTGAGCACCTTGTAGATGTAAATGGCGTAGCTCTCCTTGCGCTtatgcttcttctttttcttcgagTCCGACTTGGAGATGTTCTTCTGGGCCTTGCCGGATTTCTTGGCGGCCTTACCGCTAGTCTTGGGTGGCATTGTGATATAGTTAGATGCTTACAGTACGATAGCCGAACTGGGAATAAAAATTTTGTCGTTGTTGCGCTCATTTTGTTAAAGCGGAGAACGGTAAATAGGGGATTAAAGATCGAGCGTCGCGCTCGCGGTATCTCGACCAATAGCGTTCGTGCATCATTAGTATCGTCGGTCGGCATGGTGGGGAGTGAGAGCAAGCGCGTAttgatattacttacatataggtattattattttgattataaaatatatcaaaaaaaaaaaaaaaaaaaaaattatgaacatcATATGCCGTACCATCGATTATACCATCATCAGTTTTGTTCAAAACCGTAGGCGGAtaacaattatattaattaaatgtatagctttatgtttatttactattgttgttgttgttacagtGACAGACTGCTGTAGATGAGCAAGTAATAGCTCTGAGCCATCACATTACCTTTATTtgtcgtttatttattatacttcttgACGACGAAGTCTCAAGTCTCTCATTTAGAGACGTGTGTAGTGATGTGTTTTGCAATCAGAAAAATAATCTCATTAGAATTCAGAATTATCTACTTAccgtaattatattataattaatcgaTATTCATcgttcatatatatgtatatgatataattatattgatcgaTCGAATGACATCGTACACGTATGCGTTATGCCATGAAACTTACAACGTTATCACAGAATCAtattgtggccctgaaaagggccttttgtaACGGTCACTCGGGCGGGAATATAACAGAGGCCACATTCACCAATCGCCGGGTGTTACCGCTATAGATGTAGCCTGATGAGAAGTGAGTACACTTAAGCCTTCTTCTCGGTCTTCTTGGGCAGGAGCACGGCCTGAATGTTAGGCAGCACACCACCCTGGGCGATGGTCACACCGGAGAGGAGCTTGTTCAACTCCTCGTCGTTGCGGATCGCCAGCTGGAGATGCCTAGGGATGATCCTGGTCTTCTTGTTGTCGCGAGCGGCGTTGCCTGCCAACTCGAGAACCTCAGCGGCCAGGTACTCCATGACGGCGGCTAGGTACACCGGGGCACCGGCACCGACGCGTGAGCTGCAGCGTGGTGGAGTGCTCAGACCGGAAGCCGAACTGTTCCTGTCTTGGCACCACGTGTGGCTGCAGTCTTCTGAGCAGGAGCCTCTCGAAGACTTTTGACAGGGTACTGAGCAGTGTGATAGGCCGGTAACTCTCCGGTCTTCTCCTGTCTTTCCCCGGTTTTGGCAGCATTATGACCCGGCCAAGTTTCCAGGTCTCTGGGAAGTGCCCCGAGCGCATGATCCCATTGAACAAGCGGGTCACCGCCACTATGGTGTGCTGTGGCAGGTGACGGAGCGCCATGTTCGGGATCGAATCGGCGCCCGGGGCCTTCTTCGGGTTTACTCTCCTGGTTTCGCGTCTCACTTGGCCGGGTGAGAAGAAGACCGGGTCCTCCTCTGCTCTCGGCGGTTGCTCGAAGTACCCTGCCAGTTGCTCCTCCACTTCCCTCACGTGGGTGGCACTCGCTGCAGGGTTGGGTTGAAACGTTCGCTCCAGGACGTCCGCGAACAGCTCTGCTCTCTCTTCGGCCTTGTAGTGGAGCGATCCCCCTGTGTCCACTAGTGGCCTCACTGCCTCCTTGGTAGTGCCCAGTTGCCTGCACAGGCGATGGATAGAGGGCACGTCATCCCCTATGCTGGCAATGTGGGCTTCCCAGTCAGCTGCTGCATGGTTCCTGAGCTCGGTTTTGACCTTCTCCACGAGGTTGTTGAGCTCTGTCTTCATTGTGGGGCAGCGGGTGTGTTGCCATCTCCTTCTCAGCTGGCGCTTCTGCAGGATTAGTGACGTAATCGCCGCCGGGAGGGGTTTGCACCTCCCGCCAGCAGCGATGTTGTGCGATGATGTTTCAAGCGCCTGCTGAATGTTGAAGGTGATGGCGTTTGCTGCGGCTTCTACTTCCTCGGCGGTGGAGACCGGCCCGACTTGTGGGTTTGCCCATCTCCTCCCCCCTACCTAGCGAGGTCTGGGCAGCGGCGCGGGGGCGTCGCTGCCCATTACATAGGCCTCGCAGAGAAGGCGCGCGTGGTGTGCCCACGCGCCTTCTGAGGAGGCAGGGCTAGAAGTTACTCCCTAGCCCCCCCCCCAGAGAAGGGCCCGCTGCATGTGGtagtggcgggcggcgccggcgtggtcacggttgcgtacttaagagaacccgtggccacgccccattggcggcgcgcaggcataccgttggttttttagtgggtagtggcgccttttgccgagtcccacataacccgcactttctcccccgagggtgtgggtatgcataaagcatttttccaacgaaaaaaaaaaaaaaaaaaaaagaaaaaaaaaaaaaaaaaaaaaaaaaaaaaaaggttaggttaggttttgagtgacaaaaaaaaacctaacctaactttgacctaacctaacctaactcgatcaaacctaactccgcgaaacctaacataacctgacattataaaaaaaaaagttaggtttgatcgagttaggttaggttttgagtgacaaaaaaaaaaaaaaaaaaaacctaacctaactttgacctaacctaacctaacctaactcgatcaaacctaactccgcgaaacctaacataacctgaccTAAGGTTCATATCGCCTCTGAAGAAAAAGATGCCCTCACCAACTACCGAAGCCACAACAAAAGCCTCGCCCCCAACCGCGGCTCCAACTCAGGCGGCAGGGGGAGAAGAAGAACTAAGAGCAATAATAACAGCATTCTTGGAAGCAGCAGCCAACCACGGTCCAGAGGCGATCCGGAAAGCGCTTGAGAGTACTCTGAAACCCCGCTCAATTCAATCGTAAATTGAGGGTGGTATTCTGGAATGCGCAATCGCTGACCGGCAAGGAAGCCCTGCTCCGCCACTTCCTCCGCGAGCAGAACGTGGACATATTGCTGGTCAGCGAAACATTCGCTAAGAGAAGCATGAAGATGGGGGGCTACGTAGTGTACCAACGGAACGAAGTAAACCAGCAGGGACGCTCGTTCCGCGGAGTAGCCGTGATGGTCAGAAGATCCATCATCCACCAGCCTGTCGACTTCGTGCCCTATGACTCCTTCACGGCGCTCGGAGTCGACATTAGGGTGGCCAATGGAGACCTCCGGCTCTACACGATCTACAGACCCCCTCAGAACACCACCAGCCGCCTAAAAGCAGACCTGCGTGCGCTATTCCAGTCCTCAGGGCCGACCATCCTGGCGGGGGACTGGAACGCCAAGCACACGACATGGAACTCCTCCAAGATCGACGCTGCCGGCAGGACGCTTGACAGCATCATCACAGACGCCAACTACGATGTCACAGGCCCAGGGGAACCCACGCACTATACAGACCACCAGAGGACCTGTGACATCATAGACTTCGCAGTACATAAAGACTGCAATGCCACTCTCACATTGGAAGTGCTGCCGGACCTGCCGTCAGACCACCGACCAATACTAATGACGATCGAAGCAGCCCCATATTCAGTCCCGAGGAGGAAGGCGGGACGGAAGACCAACTGGGGGGCATTCTCAGAGGCGTTGACAAACCCACAAGTCGGGCCGGCAAGGCGGGCGGGTCGGGGTTTGCACCTCCCGCCAGCAGCGATGTTGTGCGATGATGTTTCAAGCGCCTGCTGAATGTTGAAGGTGATGGCGTTTGCTGCGGCTTCTACTTCCTCGGCGGTGGAGACCGGCCCGACTTGTGGGTTTGTCAACGCCTCTGAGAATGCCCCCCAGTTGGTCTTCCGTCCCGCCTTCCTCCTCGGGACTGAATATGGGGCTGCTTCGATCGTCATTAGTATTGGTCGGTGGTCTGACGGCAGGTCCGGCAGCACTTCCAATGTGAGAGTGGCATTGCAGTCTTTATGTACTGCGAAGTCTATGATGTCACAGGTCCTCTGGTGGTCTGTATAGTGCGTGGGTTCCCCTGGGCCTGTGACATCGTAGTTGGCGTCTGTGATGATGCTGTCAAGCGTCCTGCCGGCAGCGTCGATCTTGGAGGAGTTCCATGTCGTGTGCTTGGCGTTCCAGTCCCCCGCCAGGATGGTCGGCCCTGAGGACTGGAATAGCGCACGCAGGTCTGCTTTTAGGCGGCTGGTGGTGTTCTGAGGGGGTCTGTAGATCGTGTAGAGCCGGAGGTCTCCATTGGCCACCCTAATGTCGACTCCGAGCGCCGTGAAGGAGTCATAGGGCACGAAGTCGACAGGCTGGTGGATGATGGATCTTCTGACCATCACGGCTACTCCGCGGAACGAGCGTCCCTGCTGGTTTACTTCGTTCCGTTGGTACACTACGTAGCCCCCCATCTTCATGCTTCTCTTAGCGAATGTTTCGCTGACCAGCAATATGTCCACGTTCTGCTCGCGGAGGAAGTGGCGGAGCAGGGCTTCCTTGCCGGTCAGCGATTGCGCATTCCAGAATACCACCCTCAATTTACGAT
It encodes:
- the LOC134752334 gene encoding histone H3 is translated as MARTKQTARKSTGGKAPRKQLATKAARKSAPATGGVKKPHRYRPGTVALREIRRYQKSTELLIRKLPFQRLVREIAQDFKTDLRFQSSAVMALQEASEAYLVGLFEDTNLCAIHAKRVTIMPKDIQLARRIRGERA
- the LOC134752478 gene encoding histone H2B, whose product is MPPKTSGKAAKKSGKAQKNISKSDSKKKKKHKRKESYAIYIYKVLKQVHPDTGISSKAMSIMNSFVNDIFERIAAEASRLAHYNKRSTITSREVQTSVRLLLPGELAKHAVSEGTKAVTKYTSSK